CGTATTGTAAAGCATCTTGTTTTTTAAACTCTTTATCAAACCAATCAAAATGTTCCCAAAAATTTGGGTTCGCTCGATTTATAGCATATTTTGATATTCTTTTATCATCAGCAGGAGTATTTTTATATGTTTGTAAAAGATTAAAAAAATCACCTAAATCATTTTGATTAACTACAACAAAAATATTTGGATAAGAACCAATAAATCCTCTTACAATGTTTATTCTATCCTTTGATGGGTCAAGTCTTGATTCTTCATCAAAAAGTAGAGCAACGTTTTTGTGCCATCTATTTATTACTAAAGTATAAACAAGATTTTCTCCTGAATTCATTTTGATTCTAATATGAGCAAGATTTGTTTCCCCATCTGTAAAATGTTTTATGATTTCAGAACTATTTGGTAAAGTTAGAGTTTTAAATGTCTCTTCTATCTCTTCTTTTGTATTGTAAGCTTTTTTAATTTCACTTTTTTTATAATTATCTTCAATAAAATTTATTGAATCTTTTTTTGTATTTGTATAATCTAAAATTTTATTTGCAAACTCTTTTTTAAAATCTTTAGTTTGATATTTTATATCAACACTATTATTTGAAGGAATATAAACAGCTAAATATTGAGCAAGCCAACCTTCGTACCAAGAGTTAAAATAGTCTTGTCTTGACTCTTTTGGTAAAAACTCTAAGAAATTACTTTCCCCTTCAATTCTAAGTCTATCCATATGAGTTCTAACTAATAGTTGATGTGCTGTATTTCCAAATACATCAAATCCTGCAACAAGTGAATAATAAATTCGTTCTAATAGTGGGAAATCAATTACCCATAAAGTTTTTGGAATATCTCCAAGCGCTCCTTTATGAACTGAAGCTGAATCAAAATGTCGATAGATTGTTAAAATTGCATCATTTTGTTCTTTTTGATTTCCCTTCCAAATTGCATCTAAACTTAATCCTTTTGGATAATATTGTTTATAAATTAAAGCTTTATTTGTTTCATATTTTTTAGCTAATTCATAATTATCTAAAGCTTTGAAGGTTTTAAATAAACTTGGGTCTTCTCCATACTCATTTGGAATAGAAAGATTTGGAATATTATCATGTAAAAAATATTTGTCTTGTAGAGTTAAATCATATTTTGGATCCATAAACATTACCCAAAAGTGGTCATTTATCACATTTAATGCTATTTGTCCTTTACAAACTGGACCTCTAATAAAAGTCATAATAATATAGTGAATATCATCAAGTAAAAATTGATATCTACTACTTGCAGGAATTTGTTCAAAAGTTCTTAAAGCATTTGCAGAAATCTTACTATCATAAGGTGGTAAATATGGTTTTTGTTCCCAAATTGGTTTTATAAACAGTTCATTATATCTTTCTAGTTTTTTATCATCTAAGCCATAAACCATATGAGTTTTATGAACAATTGTTGATTCAATTTTTCTAAATCTATAATAAAAAGGTTCTTCTACTTCATCATATGGAAATCTAGTTGCAATGATTTGAGGTTTATATCCACTTGGAGTTCTTGAACGAATTAATTCAAAAAAGTTTCCACTCTTTTCGTCAAAAGTAATATGTGCTAAAAATAGATGTTCATAAATATATCTTGAAGTTACTTGATGTTTTATATCTTTATTATTTAAAAACTCTTCAAATTTTTTTATTTGAGTTCTTTCAAAATTATTAAAATCATCTTTTTTTGTATCATCTATTGCTCCTTCATTTAACCAAGTCATTAAAAGATTATATTCTTCCTTTTTAAGTGCTGGAAATCCATAAGGCATTCCTTTATGTGGATTTTCATCAAAAAATATTGCTAACTCTTCTTTATCTTTTACACAAGATAATTTATCAGTTTCAGGAGAATAAGTTCCAATATTTAAAGGATTTTTATCTTTTTGAAAAAGGTATTGCATCATAATAGATTCATTTGAATTTTCTAAAAAATCAACTACAGAAAAAAAACCTTTTCCTCTCCAAGCTTTTTCATTTGTTGCATCAACAAATAATCTAGTAGGATTTTCTGCATTCATTCTATTTGCATATAAATCTGCTTTTGTTCCTCCTCTTTCTAATCCTTCAAATGAAGAGAGTTTTAATTGGCATGGTGAATTATAACAAGAGTGACAAGAGACACATCTATTATCTAAAATAGGTTTGATATCTTTAACAAATGAGATTTCTTTGTTTACTTTTTCAAAACTTACAGGTTCAAGTGGTTTAACTGAACAAGCTGTAAATAAAAGAGTAAATAAAAAAATAAATATAAATTGCAATTTCATAAAAAAGCCTTATAAAATAAAGTTTTGAATTATACAAAAAGTTTTATTTTTTAAACTCCTTTTTGCTAAAATCCAAACTAAAATTAAAGGAAAAAAATGCAGCATTTGATTAGAACTTCTGATTTTTCTAAAGAAGAAATTTTAAGTATATTTGAAGACGCAAGAGAGTTTTTAAAATTTGAACCTTGTGAGATTTTAAAAGGTAAAATTATTGTTACTTTGTTTTTTGAAAATTCAACAAGAACAAGAAGTTCATTTGAAATTGCAGCTAAAAGATTGGGCGCTGAAGTTGTTTCATTAGATGTAAGTACATCTTCAACAAGCAAAGGTGAAACAATTTTTGATACAGTTGCAAATATAAATGCTATGAAACCTGATGCAATTATTATTAGACACTCTGAGTGTGGATTACCTGAAAGTTTAACTGGATTTGTAGATTGTCCAATTATAAATGCAGGTGATGGAAAACATGCTCACCCAACTCAAGCATTATTAGATTTATTTACAATGTATG
The genomic region above belongs to Arcobacter ellisii and contains:
- a CDS encoding fatty acid cis/trans isomerase; this translates as MKLQFIFIFLFTLLFTACSVKPLEPVSFEKVNKEISFVKDIKPILDNRCVSCHSCYNSPCQLKLSSFEGLERGGTKADLYANRMNAENPTRLFVDATNEKAWRGKGFFSVVDFLENSNESIMMQYLFQKDKNPLNIGTYSPETDKLSCVKDKEELAIFFDENPHKGMPYGFPALKKEEYNLLMTWLNEGAIDDTKKDDFNNFERTQIKKFEEFLNNKDIKHQVTSRYIYEHLFLAHITFDEKSGNFFELIRSRTPSGYKPQIIATRFPYDEVEEPFYYRFRKIESTIVHKTHMVYGLDDKKLERYNELFIKPIWEQKPYLPPYDSKISANALRTFEQIPASSRYQFLLDDIHYIIMTFIRGPVCKGQIALNVINDHFWVMFMDPKYDLTLQDKYFLHDNIPNLSIPNEYGEDPSLFKTFKALDNYELAKKYETNKALIYKQYYPKGLSLDAIWKGNQKEQNDAILTIYRHFDSASVHKGALGDIPKTLWVIDFPLLERIYYSLVAGFDVFGNTAHQLLVRTHMDRLRIEGESNFLEFLPKESRQDYFNSWYEGWLAQYLAVYIPSNNSVDIKYQTKDFKKEFANKILDYTNTKKDSINFIEDNYKKSEIKKAYNTKEEIEETFKTLTLPNSSEIIKHFTDGETNLAHIRIKMNSGENLVYTLVINRWHKNVALLFDEESRLDPSKDRINIVRGFIGSYPNIFVVVNQNDLGDFFNLLQTYKNTPADDKRISKYAINRANPNFWEHFDWFDKEFKKQDALQYGLFDLNRYISRAVKP